The Daucus carota subsp. sativus chromosome 2, DH1 v3.0, whole genome shotgun sequence genome includes a window with the following:
- the LOC108209987 gene encoding mannosyl-oligosaccharide 1,2-alpha-mannosidase MNS3: MSNKSLPYSTKDLHYDNAKFRPRSITKVISHNLITNNMKRDCMTCSTGKFLILLLICGMAFLVLSHPSSIHSVSDGLTEDIGDLKGNGSLLENSKRLGFWRKPPRLPPRLTPDKLNNKSKFIHSSEKLDTTASFRQQEVKKAFVHAWSGYKQFAMGYDELMPLSKTGVDGLGGLGATVVDALDTAMIMGLDDVVFEAGSWIETQLPDRINEKGQVNLFETTIRVVGGLLSAYHLSGGEEGKNLYTKGPRPIVYLENARNLADRLLTAFTASPTAIPYSDVVLRDIKAYPAPGGLSSTSEVSTLQLEFNYLSDLTGDPKYGLESMKVLEHMKNLPKVEGLVPIYISPSSGEFSGSNIRLGSRGDSYYEYLIKVWLQHRDRNYTYLYDMYAEAIKGVKHLLVQKSTPNGLVFVGELPSGYGAEFSPKMDHLVCFLPGTLALGATKGITKEKAMRENLLTFEDIENLKLAEELAKTCFEMYSVTATGLAPEIAYFSVKGDSEEGSDGGNKSSKYLHDIIIHPADRHNLLRPETVESLFVLYRITEDQKYREWGWEIFEAFEKYTKVDSGGYTSLDDVTVVPPRRRDKMETFFLGETLKYLYLLFSDNKTIPLDEFVFNTEAHPLPIRSNAKRE; encoded by the exons ATGTCTAATAAATCTCTGCCGTACTCTACCAAAGATTTACACTACGATAACGCTAAGTTTCGCCCCCGTTCTATTACCAAG GTGATTTCTCATAATCTGATCACTAATAACATGAAGCGCGACTGTATGACATGTAGCACCGGGAAATTTCTCATTCTTCTGTTGATCTGTGGCATGGCATTTCTTGTGCTATCTCATCCAAGCTCTATTCATTCTGTTTCCGATGGTCTGACGGAAGATATTGGTGATTTGAAAGGAAATGGTTCACTCTTGGAAAATAGTAAAAGATTAGGGTTCTGGAGAAAACCTCCAAGGCTTCCTCCTCGCTTAACACCTGATAAATTGAATAACAAGAGCAAATTTATTCATAGTTCTGAGAAGCTAGACACTACCGCATCATTTAGGCAACAAGAAGTTAAAAAAGCATTTGTTCATGCATGGTCAGGATACAAACAGTTTGCCATGGGATATGATGAACTCATGCCATTAAGCAAGACAGGTGTTGATGGTTTAGGTGGTCTTGGTGCTACTGTTGTTGATGCTTTAGACACAGCAATGATAATGGGACTTGACGATGTCGTGTTTGAGGCGGGCTCATGGATTGAAACCCAGCTTCCTGACAGAATTAATGAAAAAGGTCAAGTCAACTTGTTTGAGACTACGATACGTGTAGTGGGTGGCCTGCTCAGTGCTTACCATTTAAGTGGTGGAGAAGAAGGCAAGAATTTATATACTAAAGGACCAAGGCCAATTGTCTATTTAGAAAATGCAAGAAACTTGGCTGATCGTCTTTTGACTGCATTTACAGCAAGTCCAACTGCTATTCCTTACAGTGACGTTGTTCTACGTGATATCAAAGCATATCCTGCCCCTGGTGGACTGAGTAGCACTTCAGAAGTTTCCACTTTGCAACTTGAGTTTAATTATCTTAGTGATCTCACAGGTGATCCAAAGTACGGCTTGGAATCAATGAAGGTTTTAGAACATATGAAAAACCTTCCAAAAGTTGAAGGACTGGTCCCTATTTACATAAG CCCTTCATCTGGCGAATTCAGTGGCAGTAATATCAGACTGGGATCTAGGGGAGACAGCTACTACGAATATCTTATTAAAGTATGGCTTCAGCATAGGGACAGAAACTACACATATTTATATGACATGTATGCAGAAGCAATAAAAGGTGTCAAACAccttcttgttcaaaaatctaCTCCAAACGGATTGGTCTTTGTTGGGGAGTTACCTTCTGGGTATGGTGCTGAATTCAGTCCAAAAATGGACCACTTG GTTTGTTTCCTTCCTGGGACTCTTGCACTTGGTGCTACCAAAGGTATAACGAAGGAAAAGGCTATGAGAGAAAATTTGCTCACTTTCGAAGACATTGAAAACCTGAAGCTTGCAGAAGAGTTGGCAAAAACATGCTTTGAGATGTACTCCGTAACTGCCACTGGTCTTGCTCCAGAAATAGCCTACTTTAGTGTGAAG GGGGACTCTGAAGAAGGTTCTGATGGTGGAAACAAAAGTTCAAAGTATCTACATGACATAATTATCCACCCTGCTGATCGTCACAATCTCTTACGTCCTGAAACTGTTGAATCATTGTTTGTCTTGTATCGTATCACAGAAGATCAGAA ATATCGTGAATGGGGTTGGGAAATATTTGAGGCATTTGAGAAGTATACAAAAGTTGATTCTGGAGGTTACACTTCTTTAGATGATGTTACTGTGGTTCCTCCTCGAAGAAGGGACAAGATGGAAACCTTCTTCTTGGGTGAAACGCTGAAGTATCTATATTTACTGTTTTCAGATAACAAAACTATTCCCTTGGATGAGTTTGTTTTTAACACAGAAGCTCATCCATTGCCAATCAGAAGTAATGCTAAGAGGGAATGA
- the LOC108205738 gene encoding protein BIIDXI, which yields MAWSSPRWKWVAVCTFVMAHTVAAQVEDGLLINGDFETPPAGGFSGFGVADGPTAIPSWRLNGTVELISSGEKQGGMILIVPEGEHALRLGNDAEISQEVKLEKGSIYSITFSAARTCGQLESLNVSVPPASQTIDLETLYSVQGWDTYAWAVEVEEENVRVAFKNPGMEDDPTCGPIIDDIAIKKLFVPEKVKDNAVLNGDFEEGPWMFRNASLGVLLPTNLDEETSSLPGWIVESNRAVRYIDSNHFTVPEGKRAVELLSGKEGIISQMVETKPNKAYRLSFSLGHAGDKCKQPLAVMAFAGDQAENIHYTPNSNATFQTADVNFTAKADRTRIAFYSIYYNTRSDDSTSLCGPVVDDVRVAVSGSSKIKLGGIVMMLVLASSLF from the exons ATGGCTTGGAGCTCACCAAGATGGAAATGGGTGGCAGTTTGTACTTTTGTAATGGCTCATACAGTTGCTGCTCAAGTTGAAGATG GTCTTCTAATCAATGGTGATTTCGAGACACCACCAGCTGGTGGATTCTCTGGCTTTGGCGTAGCCGATGGACCAACAGCAATTCCCAGCTGGAGACTAAATGGGACAGTTGAACTCATATCATCTGGGGAAAAACAAGGTGGGATGATCCTTATTGTACCAGAAGGTGAACATGCACTTCGCCTGGGGAACGATGCCGAGATAAGCCAAGAAGTGAAGCTTGAGAAAGGGTCAATATACTCGATCACATTTAGTGCAGCTCGAACTTGTGGTCAGCTAGAGTCACTTAACGTGTCTGTGCCACCTGCATCACAGACCATTGATTTAGAAACGCTGTATAGTGTACAAGGCTGGGATACATATGCATGGGCAGTTGAGGTGGAAGAAGAAAATGTGCGGGTTGCGTTTAAAAATCCAGGGATGGAGGATGACCCTACTTGTGGACCTATTATTGATGATATTGCTATTAAGAAGCTGTTTGTTCCTGAAAAAGTTAAAG ATAATGCTGTACTTAATGGTGACTTTGAAGAAGGCCCATGGATGTTCCGCAATGCATCTCTAGGTGTCTTACTCCCCACTAACCTTGATGAAGAAACATCGTCGCTGCCAGGTTGGATTGTTGAATCAAATAGAGCAGTCCGATACATAGACTCCAACCATTTTACCGTCCCGGAAGGAAAACGAGCAGTTGAATTGCTTTCAGGCAAGGAAGGCATTATTTCGCAGATGGTCGAAACAAAGCCAAACAAGGCCTACAGATTATCATTTTCATTAGGTCATGCTGGGGACAAATGCAAGCAGCCACTAGCAGTTATGGCCTTTGCTGGTGACCAAGCTGAAAATATACATTACACTCCTAATTCCAATGCCACATTCCAAACTGCTGATGTAAATTTCACAGCCAAGGCTGATAGAACACGTATTGCCTTCTACAGCATTTATTACAACACGAGAAGCGACGATTCGACCTCGTTGTGTGGACCTGTGGTTGATGATGTGAGAGTGGCAGTTTCAGGGTCCAGTAAAATAAAGCTTGGAGGTATAGTGATGATGTTAGTTCTAGCCTCTTCTTTGTTCTGA